In the genome of Daucus carota subsp. sativus chromosome 9, DH1 v3.0, whole genome shotgun sequence, the window ACACTAcaatgtataattatatcataaaaaCTTCTAGACGCAAATGCTAACACTCTATCTTTATATACACTTCCCAAATTCCTCAATTAACCAAAACTAAAGATGAAGCTAATCCCATACCTAAACTCACCTCTTCACTCATCTCTCATAATCCTCCTCTTCTTAACCACATTTTCTCATCAAACAACCCTACCACCTTCTTATCCACCAccccaaaaccctagcctccaaaaTGCTTACCTTGCTCTCCAAGCATTCAAGCATGCAATCACCTCGGACCCAAAAGGCTTCACTTCAAACTGGTACGGCCCCTACGTTTGCAACTACACCGGAGTCTACTGCGCCCCGGCTCCCGACAACCCTAGCCACCAAACCGTAGCCGGAATCGACCTCAACCATGCAGAAATCTCCGGGTACTTACCGGAGCCTCTAGGGCTTCTCAAAGACCTAGCGCTCTTCCACATCAACTCTAACCACTTCTACGGaacactgccacaaagcttctCGAATCTTCGACTCCTCTACGAGCTCGATATCAGCAATAACGCCTTCTCGGGGGAGTTCCCCCGAGTCGTTTTTGACCTAACTTCGCTAAAATTTCTCGATATTCGATTTAATCAGTTTCAAGGTGAAATTCCGCCAAATATTTTCAACATGAAACTTGATGCTTtattcatcaacaacaacaatttcCAATCGAATATACCCGAAAACATCGGGAACTCCCCGGTTTCCGTATTTGTCTTAGCTAACAATAACCTAAAAGGTTGTTTCCCATCTAGTATAACAAAAATGTCCAACCTCAACGAGCTCATCCTCTCAAACTCGGGGTTAACCTCATGTTTGCCCTACGATATCGGTGCGTTGACCGGATTGACCGTTTTCGACATCAGCTTTAATACAATGA includes:
- the LOC108202334 gene encoding leucine-rich repeat extensin-like protein 6 — encoded protein: MKLIPYLNSPLHSSLIILLFLTTFSHQTTLPPSYPPPQNPSLQNAYLALQAFKHAITSDPKGFTSNWYGPYVCNYTGVYCAPAPDNPSHQTVAGIDLNHAEISGYLPEPLGLLKDLALFHINSNHFYGTLPQSFSNLRLLYELDISNNAFSGEFPRVVFDLTSLKFLDIRFNQFQGEIPPNIFNMKLDALFINNNNFQSNIPENIGNSPVSVFVLANNNLKGCFPSSITKMSNLNELILSNSGLTSCLPYDIGALTGLTVFDISFNTMTGPLPESMGRMKSLEQLNVAHNRFSGKVPASICYLPRLENFTYSDNYFYGEDSMCLKLAEKDDRKNCLPARPLQRSVEECKAFYWKHVDCASSGCSARSHPPYGH